The Haliotis asinina isolate JCU_RB_2024 chromosome 16, JCU_Hal_asi_v2, whole genome shotgun sequence DNA segment GGGAAATTTTAAGGATCAGCAAAATGTCTGTGTTCCAAGTAAGTCATTTCAAAATCTGGCGACAAACGTTTGAATAGCCTCCTCTCAATTGACGTCAAACAGAGAAAGCCAGCCGCTATTTAACAATACAGGTCCAAAGAGTCGACAAATAACGGTCGTTTCACATTCAGTTTAGATATGCTGATATGTCATCACgccatcaaccactggtttaccCGGACCAGATTCAATCATTTACAGGCCTCGTCTGTTTTGCTAAAACATCGCCAAAACATCgctaatgataataataataatagtccatttatcatgcacattactccatgcacaatgcatgctcgAAGCGCCCAAACAATCTGATTATATTACCCCGAATAACCCAAAGCTGCCCGTTAGGCGCTAGACGGTTAGTGTTTACATGACTTATTCAAtggggtacccattttctgctgggtgaacaagGGCAACTTTGAACAAACTTAcctgcctaaggtgagaccacatgtgttatGTGCTTCGGTTTGGGACAGGACttaagtcctagaaactctcaagagtcaagctgccaaacacggtcacccattgAAGGACTGTCCGAGATCGATGGTGCTTAACTCTGACTGATTCGTGGCCTGAGCCATGTGCATAGGACCACACGCCAAATCCATTCGTGACCACTCTCAAGAGTCCGCACCTTACCGCAACTTAAAGTGGATACCCTGTTTAGACACATACACTGGTAAAGAACTGACGGTTCTTGTTTTAGCTCTTTAACGTCATGCACACGGGGTAAAGATAGTCATTTCGGTAAGATGCGGCCGGAGGAATTCACACAAGTCCATCTGCTACACTCTGGGTCGAGCAAAATGCGAAATATCTTGAATTAAATATTGACGAATATACTTCTAAAGTGTAGACGAACCCTTTCATTTCGCTTGATAAACCTACAAATGTCCGACATGTCGCACCGTCATCCATACTATACAAATACTTATACATTTGACTGTTTATCTCAAATTCGATACTACCTTTACTTGAAACTATACTCCTTGTCGACCCCTAAATTATTTCCTCTTAGGTGAGGCTGTGCCGATCGGTCCTTTCTTTTATGGCTACAATCAGGACAGGCTGAATGCGCAGACGTACACCTACAACACCACCTCCCCAGATGGTGGTCATCAAAGGGTGACGATTGTCGTCTCAGATGCTGGCTGTATACCGCTTGTCATCGCCAGAACTACGACCGGTGGCGCAGGTTGGTAtgggtgagagagagtgagtgatatTGAGTGACAAAGCAGATAAACGCCTACTATGAACAGTGCATTGCAAAGTCAGGTCAGCGGCCAAAATATGAGTGTGATTTCATGTCGTTTCAAGCATTATAACAAAAACATGCAATGGCTTAACCCGAACATCATATCTCACACTTTTCTGCGTGAATGTGGGCAGACGTCTCATGATCGGGTTGGAGATATAGATGCATATTTAACGAACGGGATTTATTCTAAGTGAAAGAGAAACCCAGAATTAGCAGCGTGTCATGAGACATCGAATTGTTTACAAGTAGCCGTGACCCGTGGTGCAACTCTTATATAACTCACTGTCTCGTAAAACAAGGCAAACTTGCTGaccataaaatattttcttgctCACCAGGAGGTAACTCCTTTTACCAAGTCGGATACAACGACTTCTATCCCGGCATCAAGGACATCACTGTCTTCGACATTCCGTCATACTGCTGAGCCTGATACCGTACGTATATCCACAAATATCAAGTGTTTACTATGGAAAAGTGCGTAGAGTACCACACAATCAGCTGAGATTTAATTATAAACTAACATTTCAACAACATACTGCCTATGTCCAAAAAATGTTCCtcttttatttctgtttcagaACAACATTATAAAGATACAACACTCTAACCTATCATTCACACGTACCAACGTCTGTCTGACCAAGTATTTATCACATGACGAATAAAAATgagttttagaaaaaaaatatgtctCACCCTATTTCTCTTTCCGTGGCTGCAAGTTGAGATTGAGAATACGTCCAAGAAAAAAGTTGTTTTTCTGCAGGCATTTTGTCTATGTCTCTTCCgctccagtgagtgagtttagttttacaccgcttccagcaatgttccagcaacatcacggcgggggatgtcagaaatgggtttcacacattgtaaccatgtggggaatcgaacccgggtctaccgcgaacactttaacaactcGGCTCTATTACTTATAAAGAGTGGAGTCTCGGCCTCCTCAcatcaaactgaaaaacatgCACTTGTCCAGATAAGAAAAGAAagtatgataacaaacataagtatAATGGAACGTCTACGTATGCAATGACGTCATAggcagttttgtttgttgttcaacacagCACTGAGCAATATCTCAGGGGTATGGCTGTGGTCTGAGAATATGCAAGTCTGATTAAGAGAATCCAGCGATCAGCATCATAAACATTGATCGAGGCATATGGGATACGAAGACATGTATAATATGCCACTGCATAACAGACACAAAAAATGTATACaggtgtcacaaacacatgttatTAACAAGGAGAATGTGAACATTATAGCATTTACAAGACACTTTTCGGAGCAAACAATTGTCTCAGTAACATGTAAGAGGTTTATTCAGTACAATGACCACAGACCCATCtacattacaaaacaaatgataaatgCATACAGCTTGGTGGTGGTTGCGGTGGTTGTGGTTCGAAAGCTGTGCAGAAGAAGATACTGCTATCACAGCAATGAGGAACGTTTAGCTAAAGTTGCTTTGACGTATTAGAAACACTTCTTTAAGATCAAGGAATATTTCGAACTTGgtgtatacaccagtgtgtcttttgttttagGCTGTATTtatggaaaatatttcatttttaaaacataataaacaGGATGTTTAAGCATGAAATGAACTTCACTCTCAATGACATTATGATTTTGAAATCGCTAACAGTCTTCGGAATTAACGTTTCTATTGAATTCGGTCTATTTAATATTCATATTAATATCCACTTTCCagtattttaatattttgtagCTTTCAACTATTACAGAATACAAGGATTTCAGTTATGCCGATGTTAACTCTCAAGCTATACTACTTACAGAATACCAGTCGCATTTTTATTCAAAACCAAACAGAATGAGAGAATATTATGAAGTCATTCATATGTAACAATAAATTAAATTCCAGAGAAATTCATAGCACCATGTAATAAACATCTTTTAAGTTGATTAACACATGTAAAGAGAGAAAAAAGAGGACTTAATATACAACCTTGTCTGACTCTCTGTTCAGTGTCAACTTTAGTGGGGCTTGGCTGGTGATGTAACTGGGTCATCAAACTGCGACTCATGTGACCTAGTCTGAAAACAGTAACATGCTATTGATATTTCTTTCATAAGCAGACTACATTCCCAAAATAAGCATAcgactttatggataacaacttttgttTAAGTGTGTTTTCGTACACCGTTTTCAAGCCCGGTGATCAAAAGAGACTATGTGTTGAGAAGTACCTGAACACAGTGTgttttaacaaacataagattaaCATTAGCAGTATGTAACCGTGTAGCAAGTGCTACATAATGGGTTGACGTCAGAGGAATAAATAGTACAAGCCATATATGTATTGCCATCTTACGAATGGTAAGATCTGATTGTTAATTTTTGTTGATAGCAACATGATGCATGGTCCTGGACTGACATTTTAACATGGCATCGATGAACTCTGTGTAATAGTCCTGATTCGAAGTTTCTGAAGTAACACCCGTGTAGCTGTGAAGGACTGGCCTTCCTGCCCCCAGAACTTGAACCAGATCGACCCCACATTCTGATGAGTCGGGTAGACGAATACGACAACAGATGAATCCATGGACTTTTGCAAGCACTCGTTCTGACTCCTGAACATGAACGTTGTGTCAGCGTGCCCGACGCTATTTCAGGCAACGCGTCATCAGTATCAATGCTTTTCAGTGTAAAGTTGTATCACTGTATTTGGTGTTCATGAGGCGTTTTTAAACTAGTTTCATCATTTCAAAATGATGTCGCAATCGACTTTTCATCGTCTATCTTTAGCCTGGATGAAAGAATATCTGGTGTTTCCAAGATATATCTGCATCCCTGGTATTTCCAACATTTATCATCCCAAAATgagttccacaggagatattgctAGTGTAAGCTTCTAAAAGATATCGTTTTAACAGTAGATTTTGTTCAGTGGTATAACATCATaaacttgatgacatcacaatgctatggtATCGCTACACTGGAAGTCCAATAGCTGTTACATGTTCACAGTTGTACATGTTTCACTGGATGATAAATATAATCTCACCCTCTCATCACCTTTATCATCTCATAgtgatatatatgatatgaaacGACTCTCCGGTGTGACTCTATCTACATCCCTTCtgtttcaaacatatatatctGCACCCCTTCTGCTCCATAGATACATCCGCATCACTGGTGTTTCCAAGGTGTATCTGCATCCCTGGTATTCCTTTCATATGCACTACTGCCTAAACGTTCGTTGAGAACGCGTGTAAGACGCATGTGACACGGTTGTGCAACGGGTTTGCATCGCGTGTGAGTCCCGTGTCAGACGAATGTGCAACGAGACGCACACGCATGTAGCATACGTGTAACACGAGACCAAGTGTCAGTTGAACTTGAGGATAAACGTTAGGGTTGCATGTTTAATATTCTATAAATTGTGAATTCGGAAATTTACCAAAAGTTGCGGGGGAGGAACTACGTGATGCTTAGTtggtaattgttttgttttttcaatgttttatttttgcattttgtaaattagtattttattgttttcGTAATGTTTTGCACTTGCATTTTTGTAAAAAATACTTGTTTTGTCCTTCCatattatgtttttgttttctcacGTTAGCACTAGTTGGGTTCATGGAATCTTATGCGAACAAGAGGGGCGGTTCCGATAAGATATGTCTTATTTACTGGGCTTAGATGACTTGTTATGTTAGGTTTGTGTTTGTCATACCATTCTGTGATGTTGATAGCGCATGTAATTTAGTAGGACGTGTTAGAACCTTTCCGTTTACTTCTGTGCCCGTCAATGATGTTTACAAGTTACATTTGCATCATCAGTGTTACAAGGTAATTAGTGTGTAACAACAAAGCTACATATCAAGCAGAATGTTAACTTGAAGTAGTTCAAGTTCAAACTGCTGACATTCTTGAAATGCTGACACAACGTGGATGGTCCTTACTGAGAAATCAATTAATTATATTGTTTCGAACGCCGAAACCTGATTAGCCTGTCCAAGTAATAATATAGTAGAGCCTGTCAAAATCATGATCCatattcgacccgtgaaggtcccggggtagaataggccttcagcaacccatgcttgccataaaaggtgactatgcttgtcgtaagaggcgactaacgcgatagggtggtcagactagctgacttggttgacacatgtcatcggttccccattgcgcagatcgatgctcatgttgatgatcactggattgtctggtccagactcgattatttacagactgtcgccatatagctggaatattgctaagtgcgacgtaaaactaaactcactcactcactcactcatggtccATATTCAGCATATTAAAAATAGAGACAACGAATCTCTATTTCAAAGGTTTCTACGTTTTAGACATTCAGACATAAAGCAAGTTTTAAAATAAGTGTTGTAAGAGGGCCTTCTTGCCATGGCGTTCTTCCTGTTGTGCTTCAGGCACACGTTGCTTGACGTAGACATTACACAGTTAGGTATAATGTCTTAGACAATTATAGCAACTGCTAGTTCGTTCAGTTCTCCTCGTTATGTTTCATCGATCGCATTTTATTCTGCATGCGTGATTTAGTTGTTGCGGCCTTTTGGTGATGTGTTTCAGCTCCAGATAACTTGGATGGTGTCAGTTAACATTGTCATCAGCGGTATCTCCGAACCGGAAATTAACGATCTGTTTTATTTAATAATCATTATAACTCAAGGAAACGGGCAGCCTACTGGGTGAAGCGAAAACTCAAAACGCTGAAGTACTGTTTTCGGTTTATACCACACGAAACATGAAATGGGCTCAATGTAGTTCATTTGTTCCCTGCTTTCATATTTGAAAGATGTAGCGTACAACAACTCTATTTTTCTGAAAGTGAAACTGggaaaaatattcttttttcaAACATGACTAGAACATACAAACGTGAGAGGGAATCTGTCTTCAGGTTTCAGACCAGTGACTGTGGTATACACGTGTCTGTATTTcaacggacccgtgaagatcctggagtagaataggccttcagcaacccatgctggccatgGAAGTTGActctgtttgtcgtaagaggcgacaaacgggatcggatggtcaggctcaatgacttggttgaccgcTTGCAACATTATTTTTAAGGTTAAGAAGTATACCTATCAGGTACTTACAGACAACAAAAGTCATATTCAGGCACGCATCACGACAAAGCATCCACCCATTTCTCATGGAAGATTGACTGTGAAAACAGTTAGGCTTCCACAGCCTGTCACTCAAATCTAAAGTAGGGACAGCTAAAAAATGTCAGGCCTTCAAGACATCACAGTCAAATTACAATATAATAAATGTATCCTTCCCTGGGCATTCAAGAATCGCGCATAACATTCTGGACGAGAGATTCAACGAAACGTTGAATGAAACGAGGTTTTACTCCCAATTCCGGAATATCACACGGGAGACGAACTTTTAATTTCCCAACCCCGTCAACAATAACACAACATTATATCCACatgttatccatgaagatccgggttagaactggtcttcagtaatccatgcctGTCGTCAGACTCGACTGACGCGATCTGagggtcagggtcgctgacttggttgacacacgtcatcatatcccgatTACGTAGATCgacgttcatgctgttggtcactggattgtctgatccagactgggtaattacagaccactgccatatagttggaatattgaatGTGTGGTGAAGCAAGCAATATCTTCAGCTAGGTTT contains these protein-coding regions:
- the LOC137268298 gene encoding ependymin-related protein 1-like — encoded protein: MILQVTLLLAGLAVASGSICCPPDQFNAYQYVNFVNSTTTIEALYYMVYDGVNQRYLITGDRSNGQVVGTTKVIYDYRQRTAYSIDAEARTCTTFPIQGNFKDQQNVCVPSEAVPIGPFFYGYNQDRLNAQTYTYNTTSPDGGHQRVTIVVSDAGCIPLVIARTTTGGAGGNSFYQVGYNDFYPGIKDITVFDIPSYC